GGATGCTGTCCAGATCCTCGATCTGAAGGGCCAGTACGAGGGTACCGACGTCGACATGCCGGCGGATCCCGACCTGTACGAACGCGTCCTCGAGGCGTTCCCCGAGGCTGTCATCGAGGATCCCGCGTTAACCGACGAAACGCGGCCGCTATTCGAGGACCCCGCTGTCCGAGAACGGGTCTCCTGGGACGCCCCGATCCACGGTCTCGAGGACGTCGAAGCGCTGCCCTGGGAGCCCGACTGGCTCAACATCAAGCCCTCCCGGTTCGGCTCGCTCGAGTCGCTGTGCGAGACCCTCGCCTACTGCGACGATCGCAACGTTCAGCTATACGGCGGCGGCCAGTTCGAACTCGGCGTCGGCCGCGGCCAGATCCAGACGCTGGCGTCGCTTCGCTACCCCGACGGCCCGAATGATGTCGCGCCGCGGGCGTACAACGATCCCGCGGTCGGAGACGGGTTGCCGGAGAGCCCGCTCAAGCCGCCCGCGAACCCCGCGGGCTTTCGCTGGTAATCAACCCGTCAGACACCTTTCAATCACAGGTATCGATCCGTCGATCTGTGAGAGACGAACGAGGATGCCTGTCGGCGGCGTTCAGAAGAAATCGGCGTTCGCTTGCTCCGGAGGATCATCGGCCTCCCGAGCGATTGGTCGAACCGATCCCGTTCGCCGACCGTCGGCTCCCGCGCCCAGATCACGGTCAAACGGAGGGGAGATCCCGTCGGCGGGAGCGTCTGTGTCAACTGGACATAGCTGATCCACAGGACAGTTCCGACTCCGTAGCATGTCACTACGGCCCAGTCCCCGGAAATCGGTACTACGATGGCCACGTACGGCGTGAGAACGACCAGCGCTATCCCTCCGACGGCCGCGATCGTCCCGCGCCGTCGGTCGCGCTTGTCGATCTCGAACTCGGGATTGATCACCGCCTCGACGGCCGGTCGGAACCCACGGTGAAACGCCATCACCGCGGCGACGGCTGTGGCCGTTGTGACCGTGACGATTACCGCAATCCACGCCGCCGTCCCGAACGGCCCCGTGGAAGCATCGCTCGCAGACTCGGCACCCGGAAGTAGACGGTGTGGACAGTCAACGCGCCGAATATCGAGACCATCGTGAACAGTGTCCGACAGCCCGTAACTGTCGACTCGAGTCTCGTCTCGAACCAGTCGATTCTCCTGATACCGATCGCGAGGAGTCGACCGAACCGAACAGCCCACTGATCAACGCGACCGAAAACATCCCTACACGAACCCATTCCATCTGTGTCTCAATCTATGTCAGCCGGGATATTATGTTCATTTCGATAAATATAGGTGTAATATACACTCTGTCAAGGCACAATCGATAGCATCGTTGGGATCAGCGCGCTGATACTATTGGACAGAGCTAGTTGACTATCGATCGCTGAATTCGTCCGTTTCCACAGCCGACGGACGATCTTTTGGATTGAATTTGCAGTGACTTCTGTCCGACAGTATGAATCGAACTCGAGTGGCTCCCGTCGATAGCCGGTTCCAGCGTTTCGTGACGACATGACACGCCGCGACGGCGTTCCAAACGGTTTATGGCCGTCGGTTGATTACGCCGGGACATGGCGAAACAGCAGACCGAGGTTCGCGAACTCCAGGAAGGAAGCTACGTCATGATCGAGGACACGCCGTGTAAGATCAACGCCTACTCGACGGCAAAGCCGGGCAAACACGGCAGCGCCAAGGCTCGTGTCGAAGCCGAGGGCGTCTTCGACGGTAAGAAACGCTCGCTCTCCCAGCCCGTCGACGCGAAGATCTGGGTTCCGATTATCGAGCGGAAAAACGGACAGGTCGTCTCCGTCGACGGTGCTGACATGCAGATCATGGACTTGGAGACCTACGAGACCATCACGATGCGCATCCCCGACGACGTCGATGTCTCCCCCGACGA
This genomic stretch from Natrinema sp. SYSU A 869 harbors:
- a CDS encoding translation initiation factor IF-5A, with the translated sequence MAKQQTEVRELQEGSYVMIEDTPCKINAYSTAKPGKHGSAKARVEAEGVFDGKKRSLSQPVDAKIWVPIIERKNGQVVSVDGADMQIMDLETYETITMRIPDDVDVSPDENIEYLEMEDQRKIV